CATCTGCAGCCCTAAACTTGCTTCAATATATTGATAAGCGTCATGATAGGCCCAGTAAGGGTATGTTTTTTGACTGCCTTGTTGCATGGTCTGTACCGTCCTATCCATGCGCTGAGCGAATTTTTTTGCATTGGCCTGATATAGGCTTTTATATTGTGGATTGGCATGACTATGAATAACCGCCAGTGCACGGGTAATGGCTTTGGCGTTTTCAGGGTCTAACCAAATATGTGGGTCTAGCGTATTCGCAATAGGCTTGCCTTTGACATCACGCAACGGATGGCGATTGAAAGCATTAAATGCAAATAAGGAGATGGCATTGGGCGCATTATTCAAACTCGATGCGAGGTTATTCTCTAGCGACTCACCAAACCATACGACAAAGGTGCTTTCTTGAATGGCTTTGATGTCACCAGGACTGATACTACCATGATGTCCCACCTCCCCTGCTTGTAACAATTGATTGGCAGAAGGTGCGCCTTCCGTCACTGCTTGACTCAATAAAAACAACGGATAATTACTCACACTGACAGTGGCTGCATGCGCACTCATCATTATTGAGCTAAACAGTATCAGGGTCGCGGCCATCCAACGTTTAGACCATCTAAATACCCTTGATACAGAACCAGACGATGTCTTATGACTTTTTTTATTGTGTGTTTTGCTAAGTGCACTGATACAGCGACGATAATTTACATACATGCGATAAGTGTCCTATCCGTTTTATTTTAGACCTGTTTTTTTAGAAAAGCCTAGCAAGTTATGAATAGTAGTATGTTATACTATAACAATTAAAAACGCACTATTAATTTTGGGAGTTGGTGTTGTGTCAATGATCTCATCTACTTGTGAACACTTACATGATGTTCAGCACTTTACGCCGCAGGATGTGGCTAAGCGTTTAGAGGCAGCAAAAGAGCAGTCTCGATTGCGTGGGGTGCGCTTTACTCCGCTACGTCAGCAGATATATACACTGGTGCTGCAAGCCAATAAACCAGTGGGTGCGTATGACTTAATCACACAGCTTCAGCAAATACGCTTAGAATCAACAGATGAGAGCGCAAACAAGCAAACGCAAAAAAACGTCGCACCACCAACGGTCTATCGCAGTTTGGAGTTTTTATTGAGCGAGGGCTTGATTCATCAGCTCACTTCACTCAATGCCTATGTTCCCTGTTGCCATCCCCGCGCACAGCATACAGCTGCATTTTTGATCTGTCAGCACTGTCAACGTGTACAGGAATGTAGTAGTTTGCCAGTACAGGAAATGATGAGCTTTGCAGAACAGGATATAGGATTTGTCGTCGATCACAGTGTCATTGAACTGAGTGGACGCTGCCAAAACTGTCAGTAGCATTTATGACTTATCATTTTTATAACCTTTAACCTAGTGATTGTGAGCGCATGAGCCTTTTATTATCAGCCCTAGAACAACCACCAGCATTAAGCGTAAGCAGCAGTACACCTCTGCTCAGCTTAAATGACGTGAGTTATTATATTGGTAAGCAGCGCTTGGTCGCCAATATCAATATTGATATTGCCGTCAATGAGACTGTCAGTCTAATAGGACCAAATGGTGCAGGAAAATCGACACTGGTTAAACTCATTTTAGATTTAATCCAGCCCACGCAAGGTCATATCACTGCGCATCAGCCGCTACAGCTTGGCTATGTACCGCAGCGCTTCACTGTGCCGCCAATCTTGCCGTTAAGGGTCAAAGACCTATTAGAGCAAGCGGACAAACGGCGGTTGAGCGCTGAGCAACGGCAGTTTATTTTTGATAACTTATCCCTCAATCATCTACTGCCACGGCAAATGGGGCACTTATCAGGTGGTGAGACCCAGCGCGTGCTGCTGGCACGAGCGCTATTGGATAAGCCCAATCTGCTGATATTGGACGAGCCTATGCAAGGGCTTGATCCTGATACTGAAGTCTGGCTCTATCAATTCATCGATGAATTGCCAGATTTTTTACGCTGTGCAATGTTGGTCGTATCGCATGATTTACATTGGGTGATGAAGGGCAGCCGCCGAGTGATTTGTTTGAATAAGCATATTTGCTGCGAGGGACAACCCAGCGAGCTTGCGATCACAGCAGAGTTTCAAAAACTGTTTGGTCATCATTATGAGCAGCCCTATGTGCATAGACATCATGCCTGTGAGCATCAAGCCCCAAGTGACTTGCTGTAAAACAATAATCTATAAAATAATAATTTAACGGACAACACCTGTTATGACTGCTTGGTTAGCCATCATTGCCCCTGCCTGGATTGCCGGCAGTATTTTAGGTCTATTATCAGCGCCGCTTGGCTGCTTGGTATTATGGCGACGCATGGCGTTTTTTGCTGATGCTTTAGCACATGGCACTCTACTTGGAGTCGGGCTTGCCGTCTGGTGGCAGCTACCAATGGGCATGGGTATTGTGCTCGTCAGTGTCATGGTAGTCGCAGGACTGGTTTTGATAGACGATGAGCGCCTGCCCATTGATGCCGTACTGGCAGTGCTGGCCGTTTCATTATTATGTTTGGGTCTCCTCACCTTAACCCAGTTGACTGACCAACAAGCAAATGTATTAGGCTTCTTATTTGGAAACTTACTTGAGCTTGATTGGGCTGACTTGCCACTCCTTGCTGCTAGCATACTGCTAGGCTTAGGGTTCTTAATTTATATCTGGCCTGCACAGTTAAAACTAGCAACCCATGAAGCCCTAGCCCGAATCCAAGGTATCAACCCCACCAAACAACGACTATTCTTTATGGGCGTACTAGCAGGGTTTTGCGCGATTGCCTTGCAAGCAGTTGGTAGCTTACTGATCAGTGGCTTACTGGTACTACCCGCACTCACTGCCCGTTTATGGTCAACCGCCCCCAGACAGATGGTCATCTTTGCACTCATCATCGCACAAGTAGGCGTAACCTTAGGCGTTTGGGGTAGCATTTGGCTAGATATACAGACTGGACTTGCCATTGTATTGGTGCTGGCTATCTTGTTTTTTGCCGCGCTTATCCTCTCTAAGCTCGGGACGCAGCAACATTAGAGCCGCTATCTCTGTCTTTAGGGCTTTGTCCTTAGAAAAGTAGTTTAGGAAAAGTAAACTTTATTTGATAATTATCACTAGAGATTTTATAAAATATATGCTATAAACTCGCTTATATAGCGCCGTATATCAGCAGTAGCCGCTCATACAGCTATGACTGATAAAACTCACGATGATAGTTTTACGGTTTATCTCCATTTTTGAGGGCGTCTTAGCTGTTTGAGCCTGTGATATTTTCTAGCTCATAAAGGATAAAGTCTATGCCACAGTACCCTGCTCGCACTATCTTATCACCTGACGAGCAAGTGAATGTACTGCAGATCACGGACATGCATTTGGCGAGCATTGACGATATAACAGATGAAGATGTAGCATCTAAACGTCACTGTCGACAGAGCTTTGAAGCTGTTATTGAACAAGCGTTAAGTGAAGATATTCGTTGTGATTTGATTTTAGTCACTGGTGACTTAGTAAATGAAGTTAAGACCTCTATTTACGATTATATTTTCGAGGTACTCAGCGCCACAAACATCCCCTTTGCTTGCATTGCGGGTAATCATGACGTGACTGATGAAATTGATAGTCATCTTCCATTTTCTCAGCGTAAGCTCGTCGCAAAAACAGCAGATAAACGTCTTTTAAGCCAGCATGTCATTGATACTGAATACTGGCAATTGCTATTAATTAATTCCGCAGTCGCTGGCAAGATAGCAGGTGAGATTACTGACCTTGATATTGATTGGCTGTGTACGCAATTGAACACCTGTGATAAGCCAGCTCTGATAGTACTGCATCATCATGTGTTGCCGATGCAGTCAGAATGGATAGATGCCCATATCGCAGAAAACACCGCCGAGTTTTGGCGAAGGATGTCCGCATTTAAACAGTTAAAGGTCATTGTGAGTGGTCATACGCATCAAGAGCAAACGCGCGACTATAATGGCGTGACTGCCTATACTACGCCGTCAACCTGCTACCAGTTCCAGCCTTATGAAGATGACTTTGCTTATGATAAGGATGCCCAGCCTGGCTACCGTTGGTTGCAATTAGCCAACACTGGACGGGTTGCAAGTTGGATTAAGAGATTAGATACTTGATGCCCAGTCTTATGGGATGGGGTCAATTTACCACTGTGCTAAAATGCTAGTAAGCTCTTGAAAATTAACATAGAATGACCCGTTAAAAATAGTACTAGGCAAGCAGAGTAAAATAACCGATACTGCAAATATACTCACGTTATACAAACAACTAAGAAAACAGGAAGGTCTAACGTCAAATGTTAGGCAACAAAATAATGGCTAGGATAGCTACGACAACCACCAGCCAAGATTTCGCAATCGGCAATCACGATAAGTGATACACCGATATAAACATATCATGAGATCCTCTGTGTTACTTGCGTTACCACGTGGTGAAACGTTCTGTAAGAGACAGACTATAGTATTCATTGAAAATGCTGAGTTCTTGTCTTTTGTAAATGTCGTTTTGTTGAATTAATTTGAAAAACTAGGATACCCATATGAGCACTGTAACTACAAATCCAAGTGATGTTAAATTCACCCCTTATGTGCCTGCCAAAGACGAAGAATATATGTCTGATGCGCAGTTAGAGCACTTTAGAACTATTTTATTGGATTGGAAAAGCCAGCTTATTGGCGAGGCTGACCGCACTAAAACTTATATTCAAGACGAATCCAGTGCGATGCCAGATATCAATGATCGCGCCACTCAAGAAGAAGAGTTCGCCCTCGCGCTACGCACACGTGACCGTGAGCGTAAATTGATTCGTAAAATCGATAAGTCTATCGCTGAAATCGAAGGTGACGACTATGGTTTTTGTGAGACCTGCGGCGTAGAGATTGGCTTACGCCGTTTGGAAGCGCGTCCAACAGCGACTCAATGTATTGACTGCAAAACTCTGTCCGAAATGAAAGAGCGTCAAAACCAAGGTCATACCTAGAAGTACGCTGTATTTGTAAATGCTTCATATAAATATGACGAAAGCGACCATCATGGTCGCTTTTTTGCATTCATATATATGCGGTTATTTATAGAATCGACTAACAAAACAGATAAGTTTAATAAATAGCTTTTCATAACTGTTTTATTTATCCTGTTGTCATACTTTTTTTTGATAGCTACTCACTTTGAATTCATTAAATATCAATACAAATCACTCACTCCAGTCTATACGTCCTGTAGGCCGCTTCGCTCCTTCGCCGACGGGCGAGCTGCACCTTGGCTCACTGACCACAGCGCTGGCAAGCTTTTGTCATATCAAATCCTTGGGTGGTAAGTGGCTATTGCGTATCGAAGATACCGATACTGAACGCTGTGACCGACAGTTCAGTGAACAAATTCTAATGGATTTAAAAGCGATCAGTTTACACTGGGATGATGATGTCATTTACCAGTCTGAGCGTATCGATATCTATAATGACTATCTATCATCACAGCTTGCACCATTAACCTACGGCTGCCAGTGCTCGCGTAAAAGCTTGGCACAATACTGGAAACGGCATGCTATATTAGAAAATGCTAACTCGCATAGTAGCAGCAAAAATCCTGCTGATACGCAGCGTTATCCTCGCTGCTGTATAGATGCCAACCTTGATAAAAATAAGCATAAGCAGCGTATCCAACTGCCTGATTACGCCATAGGTTTTATGGATGGTATCCAAGGCATGCAATGGCATAATCCACAGCAGAGCTTGGGTGACATGGTGGTACGCCGCCAAGATGGGATGATCAACTATATTTTGGCAGCAAGTATCGATGATGGGCTACAACAGGTCAGCCATATCATGCGTGGGTTAGACATCTTACCGATGACCACTGCTCAAATCAGCATCATGCATGCAGCTAATCTGCCTGCAATAGACTACTGGTACCATTTGCCACTGATACGCAACCCTGATGGGCAAAAGCTCTCTAAACAAAACCTAGCTCAGCCCATCGATACAAGTAGGCCCAGCGAGCTTATTGCCACCGCTTTGCAATTACTGCAGCAACCCACCGTTGAGATGGATACGCCAGCACGTATGCTAGAGCAAGCTATTGAACAGTGGGATAATACCCCTTTACAAAATAAGCTGTCTTTAACTATAGCCAGCTCCTAAATAGAAAAACGCCGCTGATAGCGACGCTTTTTTATAACCAAATTTTTTAAAATCTGCCTATTCAAACCATTCTCTTTAAAAAACAGTTTTTTAAAAGTAGCGACACTGGCTCTTTTCTATTTGCGGGCTTTCTTTATTGATCTTGAGCAGCAATGCCACCATCACCAGACTGATGAGCATCGAGGAGCCACCATAACTAAAGAATGGCATAGTCAGACCTTTGGTTGGCATCGCACCCATGTTCATTGCCGCGTTAATAATCGTTTGCGCAATAAAAATAATCCCAATACCAAAAGCAGTATAGCTCATACGCATTTGCCGGCGTTTTAGCGCATTATAACTGATGCGCATGGCGCTACCGATGATAAGTGCTTCTAATATGAGAACCATCGACACACCGACGAATCCTAACTCTTCACCCGTGATGGCTAATAAAAAGTCTGTATGTGCCTCAGGTAAATGCGCGAGCTTCTGTACACTTTCGCCATAGCCCACCCCTGTAAACTCCCCGCGTCCAAAGGCAATTAAACTGCGTGCTAGCTGATAGTCAGTGTCTTGAATATCATCAAAGGGATCTAAAAAAGATAATGCCCGTGTCAGGCGATACTGCACCATCGTGACTGCCAGCACACCCAATACACCAACGACGGCTGCAAGTGCGACAAACTGTTTATACGGAGCACCAGCAATATAAAATATCGCGAATACTGTGCCCACAATCACAACTAAAGAACCAAAATCAGGCTGTAATAATAGTAAAAAGGTGAGTAAGCCGATGACTAAAGAGATCCGCAAAAAGCCATCCCAGCCGTTACGTACTTCAAAAGAGCGTCGCACCACAAAGTCGGCCACAAATACCACAACGACCAGCTTCGCTAACTCTGCAACCTGAAAGTTAATCACTCCTAAGTCTAACCAGCGTTTTGAGCCATTAATCGGCGTACCAAAGAGTGTTGCCACCAGCAGCGCACCCGTCACTGCCAATAATATAAACTGTGTCTCGGTTTGATACAGTGTTTTTAATGGTACAAAGTAATAGGGTATCGCTGCAGCAAGCAAGCCAATACCCATATATAGCAGTTGGTTCTCAAAGAAATGCAACTCTGTCATTCCGCGACTGAGCGCGAAAGGAATGGAAGCAGAAGCAACCATTAACAAGCTGAGTACCATCATACAACCGACACTAGACAATAATATAGCGCGGGCTGAAGGCCAAGACAGAATACCATCTGAGTCAGAAATTGAGCGAGAATTTTGCGAAAAACGAGAAAGAAAAGAGAGCGCCATAATATTTTAAGTACACTAACAAACAAAAAACACGGCGTTTATAAAACGCCACCGTTGAGACTTTAAAAGTCAGCTATTCCGTTGTTGACAGTAGCAGTAATTCATAACCAAAACAATCATTTATACTGCCATTATTAATATTCAATAGCAGTATCAGCAGGATTGTTATTAGCAACCAACCACTCGCTCGACCAGTTGAATAAAGTGTTCGCCACGTGCAGCGTAGCTGGCATACTGATCAAAGCTGGCACAGGCTGGTGATAGCAGCACTGCTTTTACTTGCGACAAGCTACTAGCCGTAAGCTGTTCAATGGTTGCAAACGCACTCTCTAGCGTTTGACACTGATGTAGCACCACCTCATCGCTTAACTCTGCAGCGCGTAGATGCTGCTCAATTTGCTTGCCGTCTTCACCGATGCATAATACTTGGCTGACATAGTGGTTAATCAGAGGCGTCAACTCACCAAACTGCTGTCCTTTGCCTTGACCACCTAATATCAATAGCAGCTTACCATCTTTGGGAGCATAGACTGCCCCTAGCCCTTCGATGGCGGCCATGGTCGAACCAATATTGGTGCCCTTTGAGTCATTGAAGTAATCAATACCTGCAGCGCTCGCCACGTACTGACAACGATGTTCAAGACCTGTAAAGCGCTGTAAAGTACTAAGCATACTATCAAGAGGCAGTCCAGCAAGCTCGCCCAATGCAAGAGCCGCTTGCGCATTTAACAGATTATGGCGGCCTTTGACTAGCAGCTTGTCAGCGGATAATAAACGCTCTGTGCCACGCGCCAAATAAATCTGACCGTCAGGATCCGTAATCAAGCCATATTGACCTTTGTCAGGAGCATGGATACCTGTGCTTATTCGCGGCAAATTGTCAGCGACCAAAGGCCGCGTCAAGGCGTCTTCACGGTTAATCACTACCGACTTGGCACCTTGAAAGATGCGATGTTTGGCTTGATGATAACCCAGCATATCGCCATGGCGATCCAGATGATCAGGCGACATATTGAGAACAGTCGCCACCTGTGCACCCAAATTGGTCACAGTCTCTAACTGAAAACTGGATAGTTCAAGCACAGCCAAAGTCATATCACTATTAGACAGCAGACTCAATGCTGGCACGCCAATATTTCCGCCAACACCAACATTGATGCCGGCATCAGCAGCCATCTCTCCTACCAAAGTCGTCACGGTGCTTTTGGCATTGGAGCCTGTAATAGCTACTATGGGTACCTCACAGGCTTCACAAAACAGCTGAATATCGCTTACTACAGGAATATTAGCTTGCCGTGCGGCAGCAACAGCGTCCGTTTCTAAAGAGATACCAGGGCTGATAATAATACGTGCCGCTTGTTGCAGCAGCTCTGCATCAATCGCACCGAACAGCCGAATCTCAACCGCTGCAGGTAGCTCTTTCGCCAATGCAGGTGCGGATTGCTTATCGGTGACCGCTACTCGGTAGCCTTTTTCGCTCAGATAACGCGCAGCTGACAACCCTGACTGCCCTAATCCGACCACCACTTGTAGACCATCGCCTTTATGGATGAGTGTTTCTGGTGTTGCGAGGGTTGTCATATACTTTCCTTTTATAGTGCTTTTTAGCTATAGTGCCTTATAACGCCATGTCATCCGCTATCGAAAATCAGCGATTGTCTAAATCTGTATGCAACCATTATAAAACAGGTGTGGTAAACACAGAATTATTAAATTGACAGTGAGCATCATAACGGTATCGTTCATTTTTCGGTACTGCTTTTTTGCCACTTTGTGCTATTATGCGCATAATTTTATATTAAGTTACTGAAGTTTGAACTGGACATTTCATTTTGTGTGCCAGTTTAGCATGATGTGACCTTTATCATGTGATGGTCTCGCCATATTCAGCAACTGCTCACTACGTCATGACATTGCGGCAAACGCATGTTTATGTTTGTTTTGCCTACCTTATCTGACACTCTATCTACCACGATCATTCATCGTGGTCATTTATGCACTACCTTAAGTTTTTTATCAAATTTTACTATCGGCAATACGGTAAATGCTTCAGTAGCCATTTTAGTTACGAAGCTTTGATAAGCTTTATATAACCTCTGAGGATAATGCAAGTGCAAGACCGCTTAACAGTATTGATTTGTTAAGCGACGTGGTAATGAAAGTCTGAGTGGTCGGTATTGTCCATAGACTATTATTGTCTATGAGTGATACGCCTACCAGATAACGATTACTTTTTTGCCCTTAACTATATGTAGTTTAATTATGACGTCTCTTTTTGATAATTTGCATGACGAATGGTTCTCCAATATACGCGGCGATACTCTGTCGGGAATAGTGGTCGCACTGGCATTGATTCCAGAAGCCATTGCTTTTTCTATTATCGCTGGTGTCGATCCAAAAGTTGGGCTGTATGCCTCGTTTTGTATCGCGGTGGTGATTAGCTTCGTCGGTGGTCGTCCTGGGATGATTTCAGCAGCGACAGGGGCTATGGCACTGGTCATGGTAGATTTGGTTGCTGACCATGGTCTACAATACTTGCTTGCCGCTACGTTATTGTGCGGTGGTATTCAAATTGTAATGGGTATCTTAAAACTTGGTAACCTGATGCGCTTTGTCTCTCGTTCAGTGGTGATTGGCTTCGTCAACGCTTTAGCGATTTTGATATTTGCCGCGCAGCTACCAGAGCTGAACCCAGCGACTGAACGGGTTGGCATGACAGTATATATGATGACGGCAGCAGGCTTGGCTATTATCTATCTGTTTCACTGATTCCCAAAATTGGACGCGTCGTTCCCTCGCCGCTCATCTGTATCGTGGGTCTAACCGCAGTGGCTCTATACATGGGACTAGATATCCGTAATGTCGGCGATATGGGCGACTTACCAGATACCCTGCCTGTATTTTTGTTTCCAGATATTCCGCTCAACCTCAACACACTATTAATCATTGCACCCTACTCTATTGCACTGGCTGTTATCGGTTTGCTTGAGTCTATGATGACCGCTACTATCGTCGATGAGCTAACAGACACGCCAAGTGATAAAAACCGTGAGTGCCGTGGTCAAGGTATTGCCAACGTCGTCTCAGGCTTCTTTGGCGGTATGGCTGGTTGTGCGATGATTGGCCAATCGATGATCAACGTAAAGTCTGGCGGGCGTACCCGTCTGTCGACCTTGATAGCAGGTGTGGTGTTACTGATCATGGTGGTATTCTTGAGCGACTGGGTCAGTCAAATACCAATGGCCGCGTTAGTCGCAGTCATGATCATGGTCTCTATTGGTACCTTCAACTGGCAGTCTATCCGTGAATTCAAAACGCATCCGATGTCATTTAATATCGTGATGTTAGCAACCGTTTTGACCACCGTATTTACTCATAACCTTGCTTACGGTGTCGGCGTCGGCGTGTTACTGTCTGCCTTGTCATTTGCCAATAAGATTGGGCAGTTCTTGACCATATTTAGTGAGTATGATGACAGCAATAATACTCGATACTACTATGTACAAGGTCAAGTATTCTTTGCCTCCACCACCCAGTTTCTTGATAGCTTTGATACCAAAGAGGCGCTCGATAACGTTCAAATTGATGTGAGTAAAGCACACTTTTGGGATGTGACTGCCGTGGATACTTTGGACAAGCTGGTCATGCGCTTGCAACGCGAGGGAATAGATGTCAAGGTGGTTGGCTTGAATAGTGCCAGTCGCACCCTCATTGATCGCTTCTCTGTCCATGATCGCCGTGATATCGGCCTATTAGACTAGAGCGTAATCTGCGGAATTTGACCGTGTTTTTATTATTGAGATAATGTGGTTGCCTTATGAGTAACTTAAAACCAGACAGTGTGATTGCTTGTTTAGATTGTCCTGATCATGTGCAAGCGGTATTGGATGCTAGCATGTGGGCGTCTACGCGCCTGCAAGCACCCATTGGGCTACTTCATGCCGTACCAAGCTTGCAACAAAAGGCCGCTATAAATTATTCAGGTTGTTTGAATATCGATGATGAAAGTGCGCTGCTGGATAACTTTACCAGTCATGAGCATCAAGGCAACTCTGAGCTCAAGGCGCAAGGTCGACTGCTCTTACATCAAGCAGCAGCCTATTGTGAGCAACATTTGCACAAGCGCAAGGTCTACAGCCTGCATCGACATGAAACCCTGAGCGAGAGCATTGATTATGTCGATGAAATGTCACAGCTCATTGTCATTGGCCATCATGTCACCTGCAGATCTACGTTGGGTCAACTCATACGCCCAAGTCTGTGCCCTATTTTGGTGACTCACACAACATTTGCGCCCCCAAAGAGTGCACTATTTGCTTTTGATAACCGTGCTACCTCCCACAAAATGTTGAATTGGTTATGTAAGACGCCACTTGTACGCGCGTTAACCATTCATATCGTCATGGTTGGTAAAGAAAACTCTGAAAACTGCGACGCGCTGCGTGAAGCTTATGCCCGCCTCAAGCAAGCAGGTATCAATTGCAAAAAATCCTTACTAGACTGCCGCGATGTTAGCGCTGCCTTAAACTACTATCAAAGCGAGCACGACATCGACCTTCTGATGTCAGGTGCCTTTGGTCAATCACGGCTACGTGAGCTGCTGCGAGGCAGCGACACTGAAAAGCTATTGGGTAGCACCAAAACCTCTTATCTACTGTTTCCTAAAACTTAATACTTTGGTTTCTCATCCCTTATAACCTCTAGCCTTCAGGCTTTGTTATCATAACTGCGGCAATCCCATTTTTAATATTCTTGTACATTCTGCTCTAGGTTTTTGCCATTAGAGCAGCGTACACTTTTCGCGTATCTTGTACTATCACCACAAACCTCTCTATAAGCTGCTCTATACTTGCTATTTTTTAGCAATTCATCACAGGATAGCCTCCCCGCAACACGAAAAAGTTGGTTATAATAAAGCCCTCGTTGAATCTAACGTCGCAGGCGACTCCACTGCACTTGTTCTATATTGGCTGTATTTTTATTGGGGTCTTCATCCGTCATTCTTGCATTATGTACCCATAACAGTAGTCATTTAAGAAGCAATTAAGCCCAAGCGATTCTCCCCCTTGAGGATCTTTGGCACATTTCTTGAATAACTTACTGTAAGCATGGTAAAGGCATGATGCTCTAAAAGTCTGCAATAACCTGCGACATCATTTAAATAAGGAAGTTTCTTATGAAGCTAATCACTGCGATTCTAAAACCATTTAAGCTCGATGACGTACGTGAAGCGTTATCTGACATTGGCGTTAAAGGCGTTACCGTCACTGAAGTTAAAGGGTTTGGTCGTCAAAAAGGACATACCGAGCTGTATCGCGGTGCT
The sequence above is a segment of the Psychrobacter fulvigenes genome. Coding sequences within it:
- a CDS encoding universal stress protein, translated to MSNLKPDSVIACLDCPDHVQAVLDASMWASTRLQAPIGLLHAVPSLQQKAAINYSGCLNIDDESALLDNFTSHEHQGNSELKAQGRLLLHQAAAYCEQHLHKRKVYSLHRHETLSESIDYVDEMSQLIVIGHHVTCRSTLGQLIRPSLCPILVTHTTFAPPKSALFAFDNRATSHKMLNWLCKTPLVRALTIHIVMVGKENSENCDALREAYARLKQAGINCKKSLLDCRDVSAALNYYQSEHDIDLLMSGAFGQSRLRELLRGSDTEKLLGSTKTSYLLFPKT